In Helianthus annuus cultivar XRQ/B chromosome 8, HanXRQr2.0-SUNRISE, whole genome shotgun sequence, a single genomic region encodes these proteins:
- the LOC110870728 gene encoding transcription factor ABORTED MICROSPORES isoform X2, protein MGCCCSGSQGVCRNVKEEMELLHVPYLCRDVYVKHSIRTSACEKLAMIPSSLSLFHGIHGEVAVSKQPMWLSNDSIGTQIVVPVEGGLIELYRSKHIPEDRMMIENLISRLGVIVDHGLHVDESKNCLSSYLYHHTGPTSELLFAVPQPTTHSLTQGDDKAFKKTKNKKVRGSKYKSKNLDAERNRRQRIKDGLYTLRALVPKISKMDHASIVGDAVDYIIDLQKNIKDLQDELKELEEQDCEVNDDEVEVEVEVHEIGAREFLLKLMCSYKPGQFLRIMETVDSLGLEVIDINITTCNASVLNVLNLKAKDKDVAAKSLRDSLLTVCSIKAM, encoded by the exons ATGGGGTGCTGTTGTAGTGGTAGCcaaggtgtttgtagaaatgtcAAAGAGGAAATGGAGCTGCTGCATGTTCCTTACCTTTGCAGAGATGTATACGTTAAACACTCCATAAGGACCAGTGCTTGTGAAAAACTTGCCATGATTCCTTCTTCTTTGTCATTGTTTCATGG AATCCATGGAGAAGTAGCCGTGTCTAAACAGCCAATGTGGCTAAGTAAT GATTCAATTGGAACTCAGATTGTAGTGCCTGTTGAAGGTGGTTTGATTGAGCTTTATAGATCAAAACAT ATTCCCGAAGATCGAATGATGATAGAGAATCTTATTTCACGCTTGGGTGTCATTGTGGATCATGGATTACATGTCGACGAGTCGAAAAATTGTCTGAGTTCATATCTTTATCATCACACTGGCCCTACATCCGAGCTCCTTTTTGCGGTTCCACAACCGACCACTCACTCTCTAACACAAG GGGATGATAAAGCCTTTAAGAAAACTAAGAACAAGAAAGTTAGAGGTTCGAAATACAAATCAAAGAATCTTGATGCTGAAAGAAACCGAAGGCAACGTATCAAGGATGGTCTCTATACTTTACGTGCTTTGGTCCCCAAAATCTCTAAG ATGGACCACGCTTCAATAGTTGGAGATGCAGTTGACTACATAATAGATCTGCAAAAGAATATAAAGGATCTCCAAGATGAGCTTAAAGAACTAGAAGAACAAGACTGTGAGGTTAATGATGATGAAGTGGAG GTGGAAGTGGAGGTACACGAGATTGGTGCTCGAGAGTTTTTGCTTAAGCTAATGTGCAGCTACAAACCAGGTCAGTTTCTGAGGATAATGGAAACCGTTGATTCCCTAGGACTTGAAGTGATCGATATCAATATCACCACATGTAATGCCAGCGTCTTGAACGTTCTTAATCTCAAG GCTAAAGATAAGGACGTTGCGGCCAAGAGTTTGAGAGACTCGTTGCTTACAGTTTGCTCGATTAAAGCTATGTAA
- the LOC110870728 gene encoding transcription factor ABORTED MICROSPORES isoform X1 encodes MMVLMKMLRPLVETNAWDYCILWKFGDDPSRCIEWMGCCCSGSQGVCRNVKEEMELLHVPYLCRDVYVKHSIRTSACEKLAMIPSSLSLFHGIHGEVAVSKQPMWLSNDSIGTQIVVPVEGGLIELYRSKHIPEDRMMIENLISRLGVIVDHGLHVDESKNCLSSYLYHHTGPTSELLFAVPQPTTHSLTQGDDKAFKKTKNKKVRGSKYKSKNLDAERNRRQRIKDGLYTLRALVPKISKMDHASIVGDAVDYIIDLQKNIKDLQDELKELEEQDCEVNDDEVEVEVEVHEIGAREFLLKLMCSYKPGQFLRIMETVDSLGLEVIDINITTCNASVLNVLNLKAKDKDVAAKSLRDSLLTVCSIKAM; translated from the exons ATGATGGTTTTGATGAAGATGCTAAGACCCCTTGTAGAAACCAACGCATGGGACTACTGCATTCTATGGAAGTTCGGTGATGATCCTTcaag GTGTATTGAATGGATGGGGTGCTGTTGTAGTGGTAGCcaaggtgtttgtagaaatgtcAAAGAGGAAATGGAGCTGCTGCATGTTCCTTACCTTTGCAGAGATGTATACGTTAAACACTCCATAAGGACCAGTGCTTGTGAAAAACTTGCCATGATTCCTTCTTCTTTGTCATTGTTTCATGG AATCCATGGAGAAGTAGCCGTGTCTAAACAGCCAATGTGGCTAAGTAAT GATTCAATTGGAACTCAGATTGTAGTGCCTGTTGAAGGTGGTTTGATTGAGCTTTATAGATCAAAACAT ATTCCCGAAGATCGAATGATGATAGAGAATCTTATTTCACGCTTGGGTGTCATTGTGGATCATGGATTACATGTCGACGAGTCGAAAAATTGTCTGAGTTCATATCTTTATCATCACACTGGCCCTACATCCGAGCTCCTTTTTGCGGTTCCACAACCGACCACTCACTCTCTAACACAAG GGGATGATAAAGCCTTTAAGAAAACTAAGAACAAGAAAGTTAGAGGTTCGAAATACAAATCAAAGAATCTTGATGCTGAAAGAAACCGAAGGCAACGTATCAAGGATGGTCTCTATACTTTACGTGCTTTGGTCCCCAAAATCTCTAAG ATGGACCACGCTTCAATAGTTGGAGATGCAGTTGACTACATAATAGATCTGCAAAAGAATATAAAGGATCTCCAAGATGAGCTTAAAGAACTAGAAGAACAAGACTGTGAGGTTAATGATGATGAAGTGGAG GTGGAAGTGGAGGTACACGAGATTGGTGCTCGAGAGTTTTTGCTTAAGCTAATGTGCAGCTACAAACCAGGTCAGTTTCTGAGGATAATGGAAACCGTTGATTCCCTAGGACTTGAAGTGATCGATATCAATATCACCACATGTAATGCCAGCGTCTTGAACGTTCTTAATCTCAAG GCTAAAGATAAGGACGTTGCGGCCAAGAGTTTGAGAGACTCGTTGCTTACAGTTTGCTCGATTAAAGCTATGTAA